In one Bombyx mori chromosome 22, ASM3026992v2 genomic region, the following are encoded:
- the LOC105841414 gene encoding elongation of very long chain fatty acids protein 7, protein MALILKKSWEAYQLLFEELPDPRMKNLPLLAKPYEVITLLTLYLMFVLKWGPKWMEKRPPFNIDKVLIIYNLLQVLACSYLFVASAYVWGWKYKWICEPVDFSYNDDAIFVTRLTYLYFILKLLDLMDTVFFVLRKKFNQVSFLHLYHHTGMVLLVWGANTYIPGGHGTFIGVINSFVHSVMYFYYFLTVVNPSYKQSIWWKKHITQLQILQFFWCVVHMGIIVFKPDCEYPRWTSAVFLPQDLFMLVLFVDFYIKTYIKKPKAKLEDQNDSNGKYVANGSTIAETAIDSNSIEDSKKVLINNENSISYTLEDKCEFEQLSNAILKVRKLGALNKPNNDKKMKEDKFKNGNHK, encoded by the exons ATGGCTCTGATATTGAAGAAATCATGGGAAGCATATCAATTACTGTTTGAAGAATTGCCTG ATCCCCGGATGAAGAACCTACCATTGTTGGCGAAACCCTATGAAGTGATAACATTACTGACCCTCTACTTAATGTTTGTGTTAAAATGGGGACCGAAATGGATGGAAAAGAGGCCTCCGTTCAATATTGACAAAGTTCTGATTATTTATAACTTGTTACAAGTATTGGCCTGCTCTTATCTATTTGTCgca TCTGCCTACGTCTGGGGTTGGAAGTACAAATGGATATGCGAGCCAGTGGACTTCTCTTACAATGATGATGCAATTTTTGTAACAAGATTgacttatttgtattttattctcaAATTACTAGATCTAATGGATACC gtGTTCTTCGTTCTGAGGAAGAAATTCAATCAAGTATCTTTCCTTCACCTGTATCATCATACAGGAATGGTGCTTCTCGTTTGGGGAGCTAATACCTATATTCCTG GTGGTCACGGTACGTTTATTGGGGTAATAAATTCCTTCGTCCATAGTGTCATGTATTTCTATTATTTCCTGACAGTGGTCAATCCGAGTTATAAGCAATCAATTTGGTGGAAAAAGCATATTACGCAACTTCAAATC ctTCAATTCTTTTGGTGTGTTGTTCATATGGGCATCATTGTGTTTAAGCCAGACTGCGAATATCCGAGATGGACCAGTGCAGTTTTTCTACCTCAAGACTTGTTCATGCTAGTTCTCTTTGTAGACTTCTATATCAAAACGTACATTAAGAAACCAAAAGCTAAACTTGAAGATCAAAACGACTCGAACGGTAAATATGTTGCAAATGGTAGCACCATAGCTGAGACGGCAATTGATAGCAACAGTATAGAAGATAGTAAAAAGGTTCTAATCAATAATGAAAATAGCATTAGTTATACCTTAGAAGATAAATGTGAATTTGAACAATTGAGCAATGCTATTTTGAAAGTAAGAAAATTAGGTGCGCTGAACAAACCtaacaatgataaaaaaatgaagGAGGATAAGTTTAAAAATGGGAATCACAAATAA